CGTTGAGTACGTTTTTGTGCCATTGACAGTTGTACTAGTAAACTATTAGGTTTTGGTGTTGATGATGTTAAGTATGGTTCTTGTTATTAGGTTGACAATTTTAAACGTTTAGGACTTAGTTGTGAtaatagtttgaattgtgatcgcTTATCAGGTTTTGTGTGATGGATGAAACTGATGATGGTTCAAGGTATATATCGAATTACGGCATGAGACCGCAAGTTTCTGTTCGTAATGTCGTTAATCATCATTCTCAGTCTCAGCAGATTGCTGatagttatattaatgatgatgatgaagtagaAGAAGATGAACAACAACAGGGATTTGATAATGGAATGAGTGGTATTATCGAGCCAAACAATAATGATGTTGAGAATGAAAAAGACGCCGATGATGATGATACCGACAACGATGATGATGGTGAAAATCGTACAGGAAGCGAGAATTTTAATTTACATCGGCATCCAAAAAAGAGGAAATTAGATAGCTTATTATCTAGTTTCGAATTGGTGCCTCGAGTACCACCTCCGCTACCATTATCGGTTGTACCAAGTGTCAGTAAACGTACGTCGTTTGGTGGTAGAAACACGCTTACGGATTGGAGTGAGCATGAGACGTTTGCTCTTCTTGATGCGTGGGGTTCGAGGTTTGTTCAACGTGGAAGAAAGAGTCTTCGATTAGAAGAATGGCAAGAAGTTGCGGAAAGTGTTTCAAAGGTATCAAAAATGGAAAGAACCGACACTCAATGTAGAAACCGTTTGGATACGTTGAAAAAGAAGTATAAAAAGGAGAAAGCTTTGTTAGAAGGTGGTACTAAAAGTACGAATACAAAATGGGTGTATTTCAAGAAAATGGATATGTTAATTTCATCAACACCGGCGCCAATGCGAGCGCTGAAATCTGCGGGACCTTTAAGTGGAGTTGATTCGGGGGAGTTTGATTCAATGAAGCCGAATGTGTATCTAGATAGCGCAAATGGATTGGATAAAACGAGGGATAGCGTTGGTGAGACTGATACGGATGATGATTTTGATTTGGTGCCACTAACAAGGTCGAAAAACAAAAGGGTTGAAGATGGAGTGATCGGTGGTTCGTTTAGATTGCTTGCAGACTCTTTAAACAAGTTTAGTGATATATACGAGAAGATTGAAACTCGTAAGAGAAAGCAGATGATGGAATTAGAGAAAATGAGGATGGATTTTCATAAAGATTTGGAATTACAGAAAAAACAGATTCTTGAAAGAGCAAAAGATGAGATTTTAAAAATCAGACAAGGGAATTATGAAGATATTGATTCTGCAGAGAATATCAGTGGGTAAAGCTATATCCCTTTTTgacttatttattatttaaaaacttGATTGATATTGACTTGTTAATGTTGTATAATATATGGGTCATGCCTTGTAacttgtaaccttgtaacttgtaaCATCCTTTGGTTTCTTGATTTTGAAGGCAATAAATAGATGTAGTTTAAGCTATTTGCTATCATGAAATGTAGTTGGTGTTTATCATTGGTTTGGTAAAAGTTGGAAAGATCACGACGTAAAAATTCGCCCTTGAAGCGATGTTAAGAATTATGATTGCTTAGAAAAGATTGCTTTCCAGAAGACATCCATTTTAGCTCAATTAATTTGGTAAATTTCATTTGATAACTTAAGTTTCAATACGGGTTTCAAACGTGCTGATGTTATAATATTGGAGAAATGTGAGTAGATAATAATCTAAATATACTAAATGTGGATATCTAGGTGAAAGTGTTTGGATATAATCCAGTCGTTTGAAATCAAGTATTAGTAGTTGTTTTGAGTGCCTGGTAGATTTAAAAATCAAGtatgaaagttttttttttttttttttttttttttttttttaagtttaaaaagaaaCTGGTTATCGGTTGTTTGAGTTAATGTTGTTTATTGATAGCCGTTACTTGTAATCTGAATTCACATGATCTTCGATTCTTGTAATCTGAGTTCGTACTAATTGTATAATTCAGCTGCTAAACTCAGGTATGAAGTTGAAAGTCAGCAGCCATGGTTGAGGTTGCAATGATCTAGGCATTATATCAGTTGATGGTAAAACTGTCTCTGAATAGAATTCCTATTTCGACTCTAACAAAAGTAGATGAATTGGATTATTGATGTTTTAACAAGTTGAAGATGTTTAAGGTCTTCAATGAATGTGATCAAACTGAATCTCGAAAGAAACCTACTAGAGATGACATTACTTTACTCTAAACAATAGAACTAGTTAAAAAAGATGGAAGCGATATTTGTAACCATTATCATTGTGATTATAACTTTGTGTTTATTCTAATAATATCTTAGTTGAGAATCAATAAAAGTTTTTACTAGTAAGATATTTACTAGATTTGGTAAGTATGAAACAACACACGAATTTGAATGACAtacaaaattatttttaaatataagtgGTCGATAAATAAAGATAAAGTTAGATGATATACAAAATCATTTTCAAATTTGGATGGTCCAGAAATACAAAACGATAAACTCGGTGGCCTATCGATATATAATTTCTTGTTTTAACCAATGAGAATGACGTGAATTTTTATATTATTGATCTATATTCCGTAATgagtatttaattatttaatttactgTAAACAATCACACAAAGTCAGGATGGCCGAGTGGTCTAAGGCGCCAGACTCAAGTTCTGGTCTTCGAGAGAGGGCGTGGGTTCAAATCCCACTTCTGAcacaaccttttttttttttatatatagacatgacaatatatatttgCCAACGAACATTTATAACAAAAAATGAGTGAAACCCTTAGTTTATACTCCATAAAACTATTAAAAACATGACTAATTGTACTTCTTACATACGTACTTTATGATATGCTGCATTAGTTTACAATTTGGAGATACACATTAGTAGATGTTAGAACTATTATGGAGTACGGAGTATTATATTGACTTTTGACTACTAAAACTCCTTTTTTGACCAAGTGAATTTGCATATGAAAAACACATCAATTTTGTTACAAAATATTTAAGAAACTTTACAGCATTTATCCATCTCATTTGTATCTGGTGATGTATAATAAATGTGGGTGGTCACTTCTTGGTCTTCATAGGTAAAGGGCCTCAGACCAGTTGATCACGGTATTGCATGCCTTTTTTCACTAGTAACCAAAGCTGTCCCCTGTTCTAGCATTAACCACTTGTACACCAGTACAACTCAACCTATTTCCTTGCAGTAATCACTAGTACATTTGTGAAAAAAGATGGTGATTGGGTAGATTTGTCAGTGGGTATGAATTCAATGCAATGTCAGTGGGTATTCAATTCAGAGAGTATACTGCCTAGTCACAGACCATAAAATTAACAATCTGGTCAGTTTGCTTGCTTGAATGCACATGGGTTAACTATTTCCTGGACCATTCTTGTGTTTGCAGGGTGGTTGGTGGCACCCATACTAATAAGGTCCTTGTAACAAAATTTTTCAGTTATTCAATTGTACACCTTTGaccttttctttctttctataTGATAAAAGAAAGATTTTTAGGATACACAAAATCTAAGACGTGTGTTGGCATAATCCTGAGTCTTGATATATATTGATCAAAAGACTTGACCAAATGGAATAACAAAAAAGGTGAACATACAAAGTAACCAATTTGATTAGAACAAAACTGATAAAGAACAACGAATTTGTAATATGAGAGAACTGCAATATGTGGAATACAATGACAAAAAAGCGGTGGCGGATTCAAGAATTTTTTCGACACTGTAACAaaatgttatttaaaaaaaaaaaaaaaaaaagatttctgTAATATTTTATGACGACGAACTTAAACCTTATAAAATTACTAAAAAGGTTTTACTCATTGGGGGCGATCGGGCCAATTGCTCTACACTATATCTTCCCTTTATTAAAGGCCCTCAAGATTAGAATGCAATTCTATATATGGATGACTATACAAAAATTTGCAATGCTTTAATATTTGAAAGTTTGATAGTATCCCTCAAAATTATGATCAACAATCTGTTACTACGTGGAGAAAAGTGACAAAGAATCACATTGGTGAAGAACAAATAAAAGTCAAATGTGAAATAGATatgaaataaataaattcaaaatgaCAAATGAAAGATTTGAAGTGTCCAATAATCTATCCTTATTATGTCTAGATTGATCTTGACTACTTTTATCATGTTTTTTGTTTTGTTCTctttatatagatagatagatagatagtaaGAATAGTAGTCCTATAACTACCACATGGTTTATTAGGCagctttaattaaaaactatacaaTTATTTCTTCAACCCCAATTTACTAACGCTTGGTGTGAAACAGTTAGCTTGTTTGTTTTCTCATATATTGAAGA
This genomic window from Rutidosis leptorrhynchoides isolate AG116_Rl617_1_P2 chromosome 2, CSIRO_AGI_Rlap_v1, whole genome shotgun sequence contains:
- the LOC139894165 gene encoding trihelix transcription factor ENAP2-like, whose amino-acid sequence is MDETDDGSRYISNYGMRPQVSVRNVVNHHSQSQQIADSYINDDDEVEEDEQQQGFDNGMSGIIEPNNNDVENEKDADDDDTDNDDDGENRTGSENFNLHRHPKKRKLDSLLSSFELVPRVPPPLPLSVVPSVSKRTSFGGRNTLTDWSEHETFALLDAWGSRFVQRGRKSLRLEEWQEVAESVSKVSKMERTDTQCRNRLDTLKKKYKKEKALLEGGTKSTNTKWVYFKKMDMLISSTPAPMRALKSAGPLSGVDSGEFDSMKPNVYLDSANGLDKTRDSVGETDTDDDFDLVPLTRSKNKRVEDGVIGGSFRLLADSLNKFSDIYEKIETRKRKQMMELEKMRMDFHKDLELQKKQILERAKDEILKIRQGNYEDIDSAENISG